The nucleotide sequence TGCCTTAGTGGTTTGGATCTCCCAGAGCCGGGACTCGGCGAAGTCAACCTTGAGAGAGATATGTCCGTTCAAGAGCGTTTCTATTCGGACGTTGTCCAAGAGTTGAAGTTACTCCATGTGTAGGGGGGACATTATTAGCTAAGCTACCCACCTACCTAGACAGAATATCACTGTCCAGGTACTTGTGTGGATGTTCTTGCACGTACTAAAGCCTACCTGTACCCGAATCTCGTTCATCCTCATAATGGGCTCAAAGCCTTGGTCAATGGCCACATTGCCGTCTACTCCTCTTTGCCTCATTTGCTATCCATTAGCCCTCGAGTTGCAGAACCCCTTACTAATGTGCCAACGACGTCTGGGCGTTTGGTACACACCTAGCCACGTTTGTGACACTTGCTGGACCTCAAGACGGGGTACCATCAGCTGATTGCGGCTGGAACCAATCTTCACCAATGCAGGCTGGTGCGACTGCCAAGTCTGGCTCGTGGATGAAAATTTCGGACGTCCAGAAATACACAAGACTGTTCCCGCCGCTTGATCATACCTAACTGATAGAACAATGGGGACCCCTTCCGCTGGCAACGCACCGAGACGGTCTCGATCTGCAGGGCTTATATCCTTCTTAGAAAGCCTGCTCGAGTCAGAAAAACGGAGCTCCTCAGCACCGAAGGGTAGGCCACGCAGCTAGCTATGGCATCTTTCGTAAAGGACATGCTCTGATTTGCCGCTATGTGCTCCAGAACGGAGTTGATCCCAACGTCCGTGGGAAAATGGACGTAACGCCATTGCTTGATAGCCCGCATGGGGGGTCACCGTGACGCTGCTGAGGTCCTTTTGTCCTGCGGCGCGGATCCGGAACCTCGCAGTTTATTATACTCCACGCCTCTTACCCTGCTGATCTGGCaaagaggaaggaaagagcGGGACGAGTCGATGGGCATCATCCAGCTACTGCTCGAAAAAGGGGCCGACCCGAATGGTGCTGATGACGATGGTGATATCTCACTGATTTCATGTTCTGTGTTCCAGCAGGTCGAGGTCACGCAGTTGCTCCTCAAACACGGTGCCCAAGTTGACGTAGCAAACAACGACGGAAAGAAGGCTATCCATGCGGCTGCCACGGAGTGCGATCCGAGAATGATACGACTCCTCCTGGAAGCCGGGGCGGACCCCAATATTACAACCAAACCCAAATTTTGGCCCCTACGGAGGGCCGTCCTAACTTCCAACATGGAACTTCTGAATCTTCTCCTCAGTCATGGCGCAGACGTCAATTTGTCGGATAGCAAGGGCAGAAACATTGTTCACTTCGCTTGCGCACAATCTGATGCCAACATCCTCAAGAGGGTCGTAGAGGCCAGTCCCGATGCTCTTCCGCAGCAGCATGATGACAATGGAGGAACGCCCCTGCACGTCGCCGTGCAGAACGACAATGAAGAGATTACCCTAGCTCTGATGGAACTTGGTGGTGCTAGTAAAAGGCAGCGGGCGGAGTAAGGTCATTACCTAGAAATCGAAATCCCCGTCAAGTATAAGACTTCAACTCAGGTAACTTGGGGATATCGAAGAAACGGCTTGTTCGAAGCCAGTCAACTTCTTCGTGTCTTTTCATAGTGTCTGCGCGTTCATTCGTTTATGTAGGTACTAGGGAGAGACTTGAAGCAAGTTTTTTCCATACTTTTATGCCTTCTGTAACCTCGTCGGAGTGCACTTCTGTGAGTTCTGTGAATTTGCCGGTTTTTGATACCGGTAAATGcggaagggagggtggtatCGCCTCCAATTCTGTGGTTGCTCCCAGTTCATCTGGTCCCACCTTTTCTGTAAGGCCCACAGGTTGCTTGCTCTAGATTAGGGCTTTTGTTGACCAGTATATCCCACACACCTTTTGtagcttttcttttctctgtCACatttcaccatcatcactttTTTCTCACAGCTTTTTGCCTCGCTTTGCACACCAATAATCACTGCCACTGTCCCTCTCTTTCTGTGGTTAAAATGCCGGtaacgtatattataagcgagtcgtacatataagcgagtcgtaCAGTCTCCACCACGACGTGTCCTCCTTATACCTAACATTAATTTTTTCCATAACCTAATATGCCTCTTACTTTAAAGGAAGCCAGGATACTCCTAGCCCTTAAGGCTCTTCGAAGTAATAAAAGTTAAGCCTCCGAGCTATAGCTAAGCTCTATAACGTACTAGCTATAACTCTCTCTAACCGACGCGCCGGCCGGCTTACACGACGCGATATAATACCTAATTCGAAAAAGCTATTATCCgatatattattaagctatataTACGAGCTTTTCTATTAAGATTACGTAGTGTAAAAGATATAATTAACTAATTACTACGCGTATATAACGcgctttttattaataagctttcaatatataattttgtgacgaacccctatccagaacctctgaaaaggatactggttgaaggcacttctgaacaatcctagttcggtacagctaaacagtgtacaacaatggcttgtctccaTCACAATAGTCTGaataccaacgattgtgacttgtattgcatactgcggaactgtctatctacgccagccagttcctccgtatatatagtcctcgtgCCAAGCCGTGATCAGTCTCCCAAGGCCACTAATCCCCTCTGTTTAGTCTGCTCAGTCTGCTCAGTGCCCTGATCACACTGATCACTCCTATTCAGCCTGCTCAGTGCCCTGACCACACTGATCACCCTGCTCAGTCTGCTTAGTGCCCTGACCACACTGATCACTCTTGTTCTTCACTGTGATTGGCTCCCCTATACGTTCTCCTGATTGGCCCCTATTCCCGTGGCCCCACAACCGTCCTGCACCAGGGTTGTGACATTTTATACTTTCCGCGATGCTTTTTTCGCCTTTATAATGGAAAagaatatataaagtagCTCTACGGGTACTAGCTTTATACTATACGATCTAGAGAAGGTACATTCtaagctaaatataaagctttatacgttaatatctttatctttaaggccGGGCACGGTACTCCCTTAGCTCtcttaaatactatataacCCTCGAAAAGCtactttatagttaaaaCTTATTAAAACTCGGATATTAAATCACTAAAGTAGCTCTCCAATATCTATATTAGCTACTATAGATCGATTAGCTAAAGGTATGATAACTGTAATACACAAGGTGGCTCTTCTCCGTATAGAGCTCTCGGCACTGCAAAAGGCCAATGAGGTATTTAGTAAGAGACGGagagccaaaaaaacatatgtgaggcttggagggtcaCTTGCCGTacaagaggcacaggatcTACTAGATCAGAAGGCTGTAGGCGAGCAGGTAATCCAGGAAAATTgacaaagtggtggtggtacaggGGGGTCTCGTACGAAGACTCAGTGCTGTGGTATATGCGGCAAGCCTGGCCATAATgcgcgcacttgccaggaTGCTGAAGAAGCCTCAGATTTAGCTGCTTCTGATATAATTATAGTCGGTTCCTAGTGTTGTGGTGTAGCAATTGAGGATAGCTGTTgtagggtggtggagactgtacgactcgcttatatgtacgactcgcttatatgtacgactcgcttataatatacgttaCCGGTATTGGTCTATTCCTAATCGTAATATAACATTGAGCGGGATAGTAAGGGGAAGACTGGATCTGGGTGATGGCGGCAGGCCGGTTTCTTTTGATGATGAGTAGGTACCGAGGTAGTAGGAGTGAAATCTGTATGCAATTTCTGACCAAATAATTCTTCCTAACCGTACTTTAGTCAATGTTAACGACCTATGGCTAGGTACAGGCGTAGGTCACAGGTGAAAGATTGAATTGCCggatcaagaagaaaaagaaaggaaagagaaaaTAGGTATACTCTCCACAGCGTCCTCTTATACCTCTTACATCCTCCGGACTTCCCCCTCAAAGCATACAAAATATCCACCAGAATTATCCGAACTTCCTCGTATCTCTTCCTCGTATCTCCTCTTACCTCCTGGCTCCCACATCAATTGCAAGCCTCCCACATCAATCGTCcaataaccctaacccggaCATCATCCCATAATAGTCAAGACAGTCAACCGGTCTTCGCTCCAGTAGCCAGACCGCACTTCTCTTCTAATTTACCTTACCCCGCACTGAAACCCAGCTCGAGGCTGAACCGAATTTCTCCTGTGCTCTTCCCCTGAACCtttcaccatctccctcgacCCTCGACTCTCAAAACATCTCACAGAACAAAAACTCACCATTTGCTTGCTTCTGAATTGCTCCCCATCAGTGACTTAACCATGTCACACCCCCACAGCCGGCAGATATGCACCGACTGCACCGTAATCTTCCAAAAGGCAGGTTCTGTCTTGACATCGGGAATCATCGAAACAGTCTCGTCCCTGCCATTGGATCAGTCATACCGAGACCGAATAATCCGACACGTTCATCAAAACCAATGTGACATGTGCTCTctcatcagcaacaccatcccGGCAATCAATGACCCCCTAGACTCCAAAAGAACAGCAGAGCTCAGGTTTACTCTGCTGCACAACCTGACGAGTGTGAATCTCAGGCTTTGGGAGTTTTGTGCCGAGGACCAAAAGGCTAGATCTCATGCAGGGGGTTTGAGCATCGAAGATGGTGAGGAACGTGACATCATGTGTGGGTGGAGCTGTGGAGGCTGATACTTGTATGTGTTAGTTCGGAATGGAAGAAGTACCCGCATACTCAGTGCCCCTACTACATGGTCAGCTGAAACGCTGGGCCAGATCAAGGACTGGTTGGAAACATGCCTTTCATCGCATGCCCAGTGCGCAAACCGGTCCTCAGGCCGTCTCCCACGGCGTCTGATAGACGTTTGGTCTACCACCGAGCCGCTGCCGAAACACTTTGATCAACTGAGTCTTGAAAACTCTCAGAACATCCGCGTAGTAGTGTCCGAATCTCTGCCCCAAGACACAAAGTACCTCACCCTCAGCCACAGATGGGGCAATCCACCCAAGCTgctcctcaccacccagaCTCAGTTCCTGCTAAAAGAAGACATAGTCCCCCATCTTCTAGCGTGCGACGAAGCAGCGGTATTCCGCCATGCCATCCAAGTCACGCGTGGGCTTGGATTCCGATACATATGGATTGACGCTCTCTGCATCGAGCAAGACAACGGACCAGAGAAAGCAGTTGATATCATGCACATGGACGAGGTCTACACCAATTCATCTTTGAATCTCTCGGCTTCCGTAGCCAGTGTGCTTGACGGGCTAGTCTTTGATCGAGACTTGTCGTCGATCAATCCTTGTCGGGCGACGGTCGTCGTCGAAGCTGGTCAAGAAAGCGTTGCCCTGCAGGCAACTCCCGAAGGGTTTCATTCCTTGCGGGCTGTTGGACCCCTTTACGAACGAGGCTGGGTGTATCAAGAGAGGTTGCTCGCACCGCGCATTGCACATTTCTTGTCGGACCAAGTGTACTGGGAGTGTCATGCTTTGGACGCATCTGAGGTTCTCCCCGAGGGATATCAAGATGGATTGGAGCGCCAGACACGGGGTATGGCGGCGATTACGAAGGGGCTATCTGCTGACGAACTGGAACTGCGATGGTTCCGTCTTGTGGAAGACTACACTGCCACGGCTCTGACATATCCGGATGATCGCCTGCTAGCTGTGTCAGCTTTGGCTAAGCAGTTTTCTTCTGTTGCGAAACGGAACCCGAATGACTATCTGGCGGGGATGTGGAAGGACAGCCTACTGCCTTCGCTGGTGTGGTTGTTAGCTGAATACGAAGAAGGAAGCGAGCCACAACGGTCAAGTGATGCTCCGAGGGAAACAGAAGTGGCACCATCCTGGTCCTGGGCGTCCATCATGGATACAGTATCATGGCCTCAGAGCTCTGAATACACCCGGACAGTGCCTAGTGTCGAATTGGTGGACGTCGAGGTTGACCGAACATCTCAAAATTTGTTTGACGGCACTAATCTATGTCGACTTCGTCTTCGCGGCCATATGCGTAAGATATACCGATACATCGAGAACGGACAGCCTTGGATTAGCATTTCAGGAACAGTCCGGTTCCCGGAAGTATTGGAGATTAATGAGGAATTCTTTGACCACCCGTTGGCCTTGAGCTGGGACACGTGTCGAGAGTCGGTTGCGCTTGCACTGAAAGACGACAGTGACTGGCTGCCTGGTCGGACATATTTTCTGCTTCACATAGGCGCGGAGCAGACGGCGTACTGTGGGGATTGGGAGCCCGCGGCAGAGGAGGGCATAATTCTTGAAAAGACTCCAGAGCATGGAACGTATAGGCGGGTAGGGCATTTTCTTGTGCCCTATCTGTCGATCCAGGATTATGAGAGCTTCGAGCTGGCGGGCGCGTTTCATCGAGGCTTTGAAGGACTGCTGGATGAGAATTCGGGTGATTATCACGAGCTAGACCCTGATGGGAGGTGTGTGATCGACATTATCTAAAGCTCTCATGGAGTAGGTGTTGTGTTACAAGAATCGAGGTTGCTTTCAAGTCTCCTTGAGAGGACCCTCATGTTGCGGGGGCGGAGCTCTCAACGGGCACGAAGTGGGGCACCCTCCCTAGCGCCCGGTGAAGCTCCAGAAACCTGAATCCACCACCTACAGCACCTTCACATCATACATCTCAACGGGTATTCCACCCCTCACCATATGAGATGGCACGCCCTTCGTTAGACCGGCCTCCGTCTTGCTCAAGAAGCCGCTCGCCTTCCCTCGTCAAATCCTCTTCTCACCCCACTCCCCGCCGCGCAATCCGCCCGCTGCTTCTTCTGGTagccctcatcaacctctcaTGGTCGCTATACcaactccccaccacccgcGTGATTGAATCCCGGCTCTGTTTTGACTACTACTCCCTCAGTGATCCTTCAGCCGTTCCCCTGGACGGCACCATCCCAGAAGAGCTGTGCAAGCTCGATACCATCCAGCAGCGCTTGGGGAAGTTGCAAGGGGTGATGGAGACCatctgggttgggggtgacTTTCTCGTGACGATTCCTTTGGTGACGCTGGCGGATCGATATGGGTACGGATTCGTTTTGAGGCTGAACCTGGTCCCCCGCGCTTTTTTGCTGGGGTGGATGCTGTTTGTTGGGTACTTTAGGTGGCTGCCGGTGGAATGGGTTGTGCTTGCGCCAGCGGGGAGTTGGCTGGGAGGTGATTGCGTGTTGAACTCGGTTGTGTACTTTCTGGTGTCGGAGTTGACGGGGGATGTGGTTCTGCGGTGAGTTTTGAGTCGGAATAGTTGTGAGAATGGTGACTGATAGAAGTGATAGGGCGACCTTCTTCGCCTACCTCAACGCTACGACTTCCATTTTCTCGAGTCAGCTTGGGCCTGCTCTGGCATCAATGACCATGTCATTCAGGCTGTGGCTACCCTTCGTACTAGGACTTGGTCTATTGTTGATATCGGCACCCCTGATCTCTTTGCTTCCCATAGCGCCTCCCCCGCACCCAGTTGAACCCCGAGAGACGCATGATGAAGAAAGGTCTTCTCTGCCGTCTCCTCAAGCACCACCCAAGTCTctgctctccctcttcagcaCACGCCtgtcctccatcctctcccttctcacCGCCCCCACGCCCAACTTCGTCTTACTTCTCGTcgttttcttcctcgcctccctcgcctcctccgacacgaagctcctccccctctacatcaccaaccgttaccacctccttctctctTCCATCGGCTACCTCCTCTCCGTCAAAGCCGTCTTTAATTTTTTTCTGTTAACCTACATCATCCCCGCCCTCCTTCGAAAACAGGCCGGGTTCATGTCTGCTCATGAGCCCGAAGCCGGTCCCACGAGGACAACGATTCACAACGCCAAAATCTGTTTACTTCTGTCGGCGTTCGGCGCATTGTGCATCGCCCTCGCTCCTAGTATTGGCTGGCTCGTTTGTGCGTTGGGGGTGTATGCACTGGGAATAGCTCTGCCAATGTTCACTTTTGGGCTGCTAAAGAGTGAGCATGTGGTCAAGCAGGTGGACTCTGAGACAGGGGTGGTGTTTTCAGTCGTGATGCTCGTTCGGACGGTGGGAACGCTGATGGgggcgatggtgatgcccCTGCTGTGGGTGGAAGCGTTGAAGACGGGAGATCCAGAGGATTTGGGGCTGCCTTGGGGGGTTAGTGGGATTATTTATGCGGTTGCGAGTGTGGTATTACTGGGTATGAAGGTGGCAGGGTAGATCATCCCCTTCACATGGAAATTCTGGATAACTTCTTGGAAAGCATTTAGAAGCAAAGTCTCATCCTCTACACGTTGCActacccaacaacccccgcAACCGAACCCCTACTCACCCCCCGCCACCGTCCCACTCCCCACCCTGACCAAATCCTCATTCTCATACGTCTCCCTCTCAAACCCCTTcgcaaccccctccaacaacgcACCAGCAACCTGCCCAACCCTCACcttcccaatcccaaccacGCCGAAaaacaccctcaccaacacccccgtCTCCTTGGTCGGACCAGAGATAATCCCCGGCTTCGCAatcgccacctccacccttcccccagATGTTTTCCCAAACTCCAAGATTTTGTTTTCCGCCTCGCCGCGGAGAACGCAATAATcgcccaacaacaacggctTCTTTGCCGGATCCCGCACAGCGTTCGCACCACTGACATAGACAAATCTAAACGGCCTTTTATccgtcaaggaggagatcaCCTTGATCCCAGTCACGGCGTAGTCACGGCAGACCTTGACCGTTGTCTCCCAGGGCACGGTCTTGAGCTGGGCGGGGGTGATGGCTATGGTCCAGATGCAGGCGTCTGCGTTGGAGAGGTCAGATTTGATGTTGTCGGGGTAGTCATCTCTGTCGAAATCCTCAAGGATGACAGATTTGAGTTTGGAGAGGTCGgcgtttgggaggagggtggatgggtCGGGCGGGGGGCAGGGTTTCCGGccgagggtgatgagggaggtgatgagagggttggagagggattgGCGGGTTAGTTCTGTGGCTAGGAAGCCGGTTGagccggtgatgatgagcttcATTTTttgtggggggagggggggaaggggagtaaagatgagggaggtgaggtgaggttaGGGGAAGACTGGGCGGGAATATGTATAAAGGGTCTAGGCATAAGGAGGCGCAGGTGCAGATGGTACAGTGTTGGGTGCTGACTGTAACGGTGTTGCATTCGGGCGGCACAGCCATAGCTCTCTCACGTGTTGAAGATGAcccttttgttttgtcgACATTTGTCACGATAGTGGAAACGCATACAACCATATTGATGAC is from Podospora pseudopauciseta strain CBS 411.78 chromosome 5 map unlocalized CBS411.78m_5.2, whole genome shotgun sequence and encodes:
- a CDS encoding uncharacterized protein (COG:M; EggNog:ENOG503PEVQ), with amino-acid sequence MGIIQLLLEKGADPNGADDDGDISLISCSVFQQVEVTQLLLKHGAQVDVANNDGKKAIHAAATECDPRMIRLLLEAGADPNITTKPKFWPLRRAVLTSNMELLNLLLSHGADVNLSDSKGRNIVHFACAQSDANILKRVVEASPDALPQQHDDNGGTPLHVAVQNDNEEITLALMELGGASKRQRAE
- a CDS encoding uncharacterized protein (COG:S; EggNog:ENOG503P0HQ) → MSHPHSRQICTDCTVIFQKAGSVLTSGIIETVSSLPLDQSYRDRIIRHVHQNQCDMCSLISNTIPAINDPLDSKRTAELRFTLLHNLTSVNLRLWEFCAEDQKARSHAGGLSIEDVRNGRSTRILSAPTTWSAETLGQIKDWLETCLSSHAQCANRSSGRLPRRLIDVWSTTEPLPKHFDQLSLENSQNIRVVVSESLPQDTKYLTLSHRWGNPPKLLLTTQTQFLLKEDIVPHLLACDEAAVFRHAIQVTRGLGFRYIWIDALCIEQDNGPEKAVDIMHMDEVYTNSSLNLSASVASVLDGLVFDRDLSSINPCRATVVVEAGQESVALQATPEGFHSLRAVGPLYERGWVYQERLLAPRIAHFLSDQVYWECHALDASEVLPEGYQDGLERQTRGMAAITKGLSADELELRWFRLVEDYTATALTYPDDRLLAVSALAKQFSSVAKRNPNDYLAGMWKDSLLPSLVWLLAEYEEGSEPQRSSDAPRETEVAPSWSWASIMDTVSWPQSSEYTRTVPSVELVDVEVDRTSQNLFDGTNLCRLRLRGHMRKIYRYIENGQPWISISGTVRFPEVLEINEEFFDHPLALSWDTCRESVALALKDDSDWLPGRTYFLLHIGAEQTAYCGDWEPAAEEGIILEKTPEHGTYRRVGHFLVPYLSIQDYESFELAGAFHRGFEGLLDENSGDYHELDPDGSTFTSYISTGIPPLTI
- a CDS encoding uncharacterized protein (COG:S; EggNog:ENOG503P0HQ); translated protein: MARPSLDRPPSCSRSRSPSLVKSSSHPTPRRAIRPLLLLVALINLSWSLYQLPTTRVIESRLCFDYYSLSDPSAVPLDGTIPEELCKLDTIQQRLGKLQGVMETIWVGGDFLVTIPLVTLADRYGYGFVLRLNLVPRAFLLGWMLFVGYFRWLPVEWVVLAPAGSWLGGDCVLNSVVYFLVSELTGDVVLRATFFAYLNATTSIFSSQLGPALASMTMSFRLWLPFVLGLGLLLISAPLISLLPIAPPPHPVEPRETHDEERSSLPSPQAPPKSLLSLFSTRLSSILSLLTAPTPNFVLLLVVFFLASLASSDTKLLPLYITNRYHLLLSSIGYLLSVKAVFNFFLLTYIIPALLRKQAGFMSAHEPEAGPTRTTIHNAKICLLLSAFGALCIALAPSIGWLVCALGVYALGIALPMFTFGLLKSEHVVKQVDSETGVVFSVVMLVRTVGTLMGAMVMPLLWVEALKTGDPEDLGLPWGVSGIIYAVASVVLLGMKVAG
- a CDS encoding uncharacterized protein (EggNog:ENOG503P387); protein product: MKLIITGSTGFLATELTRQSLSNPLITSLITLGRKPCPPPDPSTLLPNADLSKLKSVILEDFDRDDYPDNIKSDLSNADACIWTIAITPAQLKTVPWETTVKVCRDYAVTGIKVISSLTDKRPFRFVYVSGANAVRDPAKKPLLLGDYCVLRGEAENKILEFGKTSGGRVEVAIAKPGIISGPTKETGVLVRVFFGVVGIGKVRVGQVAGALLEGVAKGFERETYENEDLVRVGSGTVAGGE